The following are from one region of the Geothermobacter ehrlichii genome:
- a CDS encoding putative bifunctional diguanylate cyclase/phosphodiesterase — protein MNTLRRIRDFSLSKTGFETRIVVLYLLIGTGWALFSNPVVAWLVDDPELRARIYPLRDLVFFLVTGLFLYRLLCSYLRTIHERDRYLEHAAYHDDLTGLYNQRFFNREVASWTEKPDRGSFALLFLDLDRFRIVIRTLGHDTGNLLLQEIASRLADCIGEKACLARFSGDEFAILLPDIRSSEDAGTMAERILGCLKKPFPFIEHGIHLTASIGIAIYPGDGHDAALLLKNADIARSRAKEMGGNGFQFYCPAMNESFLQSLVMENRLHKALEKRELGVRYQPLLDLRSNSLAGVEALICWKDPEGESVSPARFIPLAEETGLIEPIGEWILQQACQQNRSWQTKNLPPIRVSVNVSARQFHRRNFTRVVERVLETTGLEPRWLALEVTETALMQDVERARATLAVLRQLGVGIVIDDFGTGYSSLSYLKQLPVDVLKIDQSFVEGVPRASEDSALTGAIIAMGHALGLEIVAEGVERLEQKEFLQGKGCDKIQGYLYHPPLRPDQVAALLLERKLRTTVID, from the coding sequence ATGAACACCCTGCGCCGGATTCGCGACTTTTCACTGTCTAAAACCGGGTTCGAAACCCGGATTGTCGTCTTATATCTCCTCATCGGGACCGGCTGGGCCCTGTTTTCCAATCCGGTGGTCGCCTGGCTGGTCGACGATCCCGAACTTCGGGCCCGCATCTATCCGTTGCGCGACCTGGTCTTCTTCCTGGTTACCGGACTCTTTCTCTACCGTCTCTTGTGCAGCTACCTGCGCACGATCCACGAGCGGGACCGCTACCTGGAGCACGCCGCCTACCATGACGACCTGACCGGCCTCTACAACCAGCGCTTTTTCAACCGGGAGGTCGCGTCCTGGACCGAAAAGCCGGATCGCGGTTCTTTCGCGCTGCTCTTTCTCGACCTCGACAGGTTCCGCATCGTCATCCGCACCCTGGGACACGACACCGGCAACCTGCTGCTGCAGGAAATCGCCTCCCGGCTTGCCGACTGCATCGGCGAAAAGGCCTGCCTGGCACGGTTCTCCGGCGACGAGTTCGCCATTCTGCTGCCCGACATCCGCTCGAGCGAGGATGCCGGAACGATGGCGGAACGGATCCTGGGCTGCCTGAAGAAGCCGTTTCCCTTTATCGAACACGGCATCCACCTGACCGCCTCCATCGGCATCGCCATCTATCCGGGGGACGGCCACGATGCCGCCTTGCTGCTCAAGAACGCCGATATCGCCCGCAGCCGCGCCAAGGAGATGGGTGGTAACGGCTTCCAGTTCTACTGTCCCGCAATGAACGAAAGCTTTCTGCAGTCGCTGGTGATGGAAAACCGTCTGCACAAAGCCCTCGAGAAACGGGAACTCGGGGTCCGCTACCAGCCGCTGCTCGATCTGCGAAGCAACTCCCTGGCCGGGGTCGAAGCCCTCATCTGCTGGAAGGATCCGGAGGGAGAGTCGGTTTCACCCGCCCGCTTCATCCCCCTGGCCGAAGAGACCGGGCTGATCGAGCCAATCGGCGAATGGATTCTGCAACAGGCCTGCCAGCAGAACCGGTCGTGGCAGACGAAGAACCTGCCGCCGATCAGGGTTTCGGTCAACGTCTCGGCCCGGCAGTTCCATCGCCGGAACTTCACCCGGGTGGTCGAGCGGGTGCTGGAGACGACGGGACTGGAGCCGCGCTGGCTGGCGCTGGAAGTCACCGAAACCGCCCTTATGCAGGATGTCGAGCGGGCCCGGGCGACGCTGGCGGTGCTCAGACAGCTGGGGGTGGGGATCGTCATCGACGACTTCGGCACCGGCTACTCGAGTCTCAGCTACCTGAAGCAGCTGCCGGTCGATGTGCTGAAGATCGACCAGTCCTTCGTCGAGGGCGTGCCGCGGGCGTCCGAGGATTCGGCGCTGACCGGGGCCATCATCGCCATGGGGCACGCCCTGGGGCTCGAGATTGTCGCCGAGGGGGTCGAGCGCCTGGAGCAGAAGGAATTCCTCCAGGGCAAGGGATGCGACAAGATCCAGGGGTATCTCTACCATCCGCCGTTGCGTCCCGACCAGGTTGCGGCGCTGCTGCTGGAGAGGAAGCTGCGGACGACGGTCATCGACTGA
- the rsmD gene encoding 16S rRNA (guanine(966)-N(2))-methyltransferase RsmD, which translates to MRVISGTARGHRLATFTGRDVRPTPDRVREAVFNMLASRLDSFDDCRVLDLFAGSGAMGIEALSRGAREALFIDNGATAARIVGKNLAHCRMSDRGRLLRADVVKSLGRLAGEKYDLIFMDPPYHSGLAERVLQQLAEADLLAEAGLIVVETDRKEPPTGAPLRLQRLLERRFGRVRIEFFTHED; encoded by the coding sequence ATGCGTGTCATCAGTGGAACCGCCAGGGGGCACCGACTGGCGACATTTACCGGCAGGGACGTCCGCCCGACGCCGGACCGGGTCCGCGAAGCCGTCTTCAACATGCTGGCCAGCCGTCTGGACAGCTTCGACGACTGCCGGGTGCTCGACCTGTTCGCCGGCAGCGGCGCCATGGGCATCGAGGCCCTCAGCCGCGGCGCCCGTGAGGCGCTCTTCATCGACAACGGGGCGACCGCCGCCCGGATTGTCGGCAAAAACCTGGCTCACTGCCGGATGAGCGACAGAGGCCGGCTGCTGCGCGCCGACGTCGTGAAGTCACTGGGCCGGCTGGCCGGCGAAAAATACGATCTGATCTTCATGGATCCGCCCTACCACAGCGGCCTCGCCGAAAGAGTACTGCAGCAGTTGGCCGAGGCAGACCTGCTGGCCGAGGCGGGCCTGATCGTGGTCGAGACCGACCGCAAAGAACCCCCGACCGGCGCACCGCTTCGACTGCAAAGATTGCTCGAGCGCCGCTTCGGCCGCGTCAGAATCGAATTTTTCACCCACGAGGATTGA
- the lepB gene encoding signal peptidase I: MKLFFRKQRQDIDIVKKPWWREYGEALLVAAILAIIIRTFVIQAFKIPSGSMEDTLLIGDHLLVNKFIYGIQVPFADERYFAIRGPKRGDVIVFEFPRDAYKPWLQRRDFIKRVIGLPGDVIEIRDKKVYVNGKLYQIPQEVHKEEGIVGPQYGPRDNMKPVRVPPGHYFVMGDNRDRSYDSRFWGFVPKEKILGLAFIKYWSWDSERHLPRWSRIGQPIE; this comes from the coding sequence ATGAAGCTCTTCTTCCGGAAGCAACGGCAGGACATCGACATCGTCAAGAAACCCTGGTGGCGCGAGTACGGCGAGGCGCTGCTGGTGGCCGCCATTCTCGCCATCATCATCCGGACCTTCGTCATCCAGGCGTTCAAGATTCCTTCCGGGTCTATGGAAGACACTCTGCTGATCGGCGACCACCTGCTGGTCAACAAGTTCATCTACGGCATCCAGGTCCCCTTTGCCGACGAACGTTACTTCGCCATCCGCGGGCCGAAGCGCGGGGACGTCATCGTTTTCGAGTTTCCCCGTGACGCCTACAAACCCTGGCTGCAGCGGCGCGATTTCATCAAGCGGGTCATCGGCCTGCCCGGCGACGTGATCGAAATCCGCGACAAGAAGGTCTACGTCAACGGCAAGCTCTACCAGATCCCCCAGGAAGTGCACAAGGAAGAGGGCATTGTCGGTCCGCAGTACGGCCCGCGCGACAACATGAAGCCGGTCAGGGTTCCGCCCGGCCACTATTTCGTGATGGGGGACAACCGCGACCGCTCCTACGACAGCCGTTTCTGGGGCTTCGTGCCGAAAGAGAAGATTCTCGGCCTGGCCTTCATCAAGTACTGGTCATGGGACTCCGAGCGCCATCTGCCCCGCTGGAGCCGTATCGGGCAGCCCATCGAGTAA
- the pyrR gene encoding bifunctional pyr operon transcriptional regulator/uracil phosphoribosyltransferase PyrR has translation MPEKTTVILNQSGIERALTRIAHEILERNKGTEDLVLVGIRAGGDHLAAELARRIAVIEGEKIGLGAIDITMYRDDIGSRGSLPVGRTDIPFDIDDKKVVLVDDVLFTGRTIRAAMDAIIDLGRPRNIQLAVLVDRGHRELPIRPDYVGRNVPTAREEDIEVEFDANHQPREVRLIKH, from the coding sequence ATGCCTGAAAAGACGACCGTCATACTCAATCAGTCCGGCATCGAACGGGCCCTGACTCGCATAGCGCACGAGATTCTCGAGCGCAACAAGGGGACCGAAGACCTCGTTCTGGTCGGCATCCGGGCCGGCGGCGACCACCTGGCCGCCGAACTGGCCCGGCGCATCGCCGTCATCGAAGGCGAGAAGATCGGCCTCGGAGCGATCGACATCACCATGTACCGGGACGATATCGGCAGCCGGGGCAGCCTGCCGGTCGGCCGCACCGACATTCCGTTCGATATCGACGACAAGAAGGTGGTGCTGGTCGACGACGTCCTCTTTACCGGCCGCACCATCCGCGCCGCCATGGACGCCATCATCGATCTGGGACGGCCGCGCAACATCCAGCTTGCGGTGCTGGTCGACCGGGGGCACCGGGAGCTGCCCATCCGGCCGGATTATGTCGGGCGCAACGTGCCGACGGCCCGGGAAGAGGATATCGAAGTCGAGTTCGACGCCAATCATCAGCCGCGCGAAGTGCGCCTGATCAAACATTGA
- the yhbY gene encoding ribosome assembly RNA-binding protein YhbY gives MVTLTGKQKRYLRSLGHHLQAVVMVGRDDITPSLIRAVDEALTAHELIKIKLQEGCVLDRKEVAETLSKNCGAAVAQILGRTILLYRPAKEPVIILP, from the coding sequence ATGGTGACCTTGACCGGCAAACAGAAACGCTATCTGCGTTCCCTCGGACATCATCTGCAGGCGGTGGTGATGGTCGGCAGGGACGACATCACGCCCTCCCTCATCAGGGCGGTCGACGAAGCCCTGACGGCCCACGAACTGATCAAGATCAAGCTGCAGGAAGGCTGCGTTCTCGATCGCAAGGAGGTCGCCGAAACACTGTCGAAGAACTGCGGCGCCGCCGTCGCCCAGATTCTGGGCCGAACCATCCTCCTCTACCGCCCGGCCAAGGAGCCGGTGATCATCCTGCCCTGA
- a CDS encoding DUF1858 domain-containing protein, whose protein sequence is MITREMTIGEIIRKFPQTISVFKKFGLECNECQIAQYEAIEGGADVHKVDVEGLLEELNRVIEE, encoded by the coding sequence ATGATTACCAGAGAGATGACCATCGGGGAGATTATCCGAAAATTTCCACAGACCATCAGCGTATTCAAGAAGTTCGGTCTCGAATGCAACGAATGCCAGATCGCCCAGTATGAGGCGATTGAAGGCGGAGCGGATGTGCACAAGGTGGATGTCGAGGGCCTGCTCGAAGAGCTGAACAGGGTCATCGAGGAGTAG
- a CDS encoding deoxyguanosinetriphosphate triphosphohydrolase: MERPDLAPYAARSSASRGRRYPEPYKDDRPAFERDRDRIIHCAAFRRLEYKTQVFVNHEGDYYRTRLTHSLEVAQISRGIARRLRLNEDLTEALALAHDLGHTPFGHTGEDVLNRLMRDHGGFEHNRQSLRIVEELEERYPGFPGLNLSWETREGIIKHSTDYDHPDIDAAGDYDPGRRPSLEAQIIDLADEIAYNNHDIDDGLKSGYIALADLQEIGLWRETWQQVEEKHPGIDEERHIHQTISHLIGRLITDLVRQSRENIEAAGVQTLNDVRRQSRRLIGFSDEIHSKNKELKSFLHKKLYHHFKVERMRVKAERFLTMLFESYVANPALLPDSYRKKCEKDAVERVVCDYLAGMTDRYAQDEYKRLFEPFERV, translated from the coding sequence ATGGAACGACCGGATCTGGCCCCCTACGCCGCCCGCAGCAGTGCCAGCCGCGGGCGGCGCTATCCCGAGCCCTACAAGGACGACCGTCCTGCCTTCGAGCGGGATCGCGACCGCATCATTCACTGCGCTGCCTTTCGGCGTCTCGAATACAAGACCCAGGTCTTCGTCAACCATGAGGGCGATTACTACCGGACCCGGTTGACCCATTCCCTGGAGGTGGCCCAGATCTCCCGGGGGATCGCCCGGCGGCTGCGGTTGAACGAGGATCTGACCGAAGCTCTGGCCCTGGCCCACGACCTGGGCCATACCCCTTTCGGCCACACCGGCGAGGATGTACTTAATCGCCTGATGCGCGATCATGGCGGCTTCGAGCACAATCGCCAGTCGCTGCGCATCGTCGAGGAGCTGGAAGAGCGCTATCCCGGTTTCCCCGGCCTGAATCTCAGCTGGGAGACGCGGGAAGGAATCATCAAGCATTCGACCGACTACGACCACCCCGACATCGACGCCGCCGGCGACTACGATCCGGGTCGGCGGCCGTCCCTCGAGGCGCAGATCATCGATCTGGCGGACGAGATCGCCTACAACAACCACGACATCGACGACGGGCTGAAATCGGGCTACATTGCGCTTGCCGACCTGCAGGAAATCGGGCTCTGGCGCGAAACCTGGCAGCAGGTCGAAGAGAAGCATCCCGGCATCGACGAGGAACGGCACATCCACCAGACCATCAGCCACCTGATCGGACGTCTCATCACCGACCTGGTGCGCCAATCGCGCGAAAACATCGAGGCGGCCGGAGTGCAAACCCTGAACGACGTGCGCCGCCAATCCCGCAGGCTGATCGGATTCAGCGACGAAATCCATTCAAAAAACAAGGAGTTGAAGTCATTCCTTCATAAAAAACTTTATCATCATTTCAAGGTAGAGCGGATGCGGGTCAAGGCGGAGCGCTTTTTGACCATGCTGTTCGAAAGCTATGTCGCCAATCCGGCGCTTCTTCCCGACAGCTACCGGAAGAAATGTGAAAAGGATGCGGTCGAAAGGGTGGTCTGCGATTACCTCGCCGGCATGACCGACCGCTACGCCCAGGACGAGTACAAGCGTCTGTTCGAGCCCTTCGAACGTGTTTGA
- the coaD gene encoding pantetheine-phosphate adenylyltransferase: MTRHIAVYPGSFDPITYGHLDIIHRGLDVFDEIVVAVARNAEKKALFTTSERVELIRAVVGDNPRLRVDTFDGLLVNYMTSIGSRVILRGLRAVSDFEYEFQIAQMNHAVCDQVETLFMMTSVPYGYLSSSIVKEVASLGGNVDAFVPEPVRDALLAKLTDRS, encoded by the coding sequence ATGACCAGACACATCGCCGTCTATCCGGGCTCGTTCGACCCGATCACCTACGGCCATCTCGACATCATCCACCGGGGGCTGGACGTCTTTGACGAGATCGTCGTCGCCGTCGCCCGCAATGCGGAAAAGAAGGCTCTTTTCACCACCAGCGAACGGGTCGAACTGATCCGGGCGGTCGTGGGCGACAATCCCCGGCTGCGGGTCGACACCTTCGACGGGCTGCTGGTCAACTATATGACATCGATCGGCTCCCGGGTCATTCTGCGTGGCCTGCGGGCGGTTTCCGACTTCGAGTACGAATTTCAGATCGCCCAGATGAACCATGCCGTCTGCGATCAGGTGGAGACCCTGTTCATGATGACCTCCGTACCCTACGGCTACCTGAGTTCGTCGATCGTCAAGGAGGTGGCCTCGCTGGGCGGCAATGTCGACGCCTTTGTGCCGGAGCCGGTCAGGGACGCCCTGCTGGCGAAGCTGACCGACAGATCCTGA
- a CDS encoding 7-carboxy-7-deazaguanine synthase QueE, whose product MTELGLKEIFSSLQGEGIYIGCRQIFVRLTGCNLACRYCDTDFRPTSVCRIETEPGCGRFREVESPLAAVQVSALLQRWQASFPGLHQAITLTGGEPLLQATALAQWLPQLGCELPVHLETNGTLPEQAQALRPWIDFFSIDLKLSSVTGEPTPWKAHRRFLEVCRGKAAQVKIVVAPGLDERELRQAAELAAACLPQTPLILQPVTAEGRPLVPGGQLLSWQTALSRTHPDCRVIPQVHPLLAVF is encoded by the coding sequence TTGACTGAACTCGGCCTGAAAGAGATCTTCTCTTCCCTCCAGGGGGAAGGGATTTACATCGGCTGCCGGCAGATTTTCGTTCGGCTGACCGGGTGCAATCTCGCCTGCCGTTACTGCGACACCGACTTTCGGCCGACGTCCGTCTGTCGCATCGAGACGGAGCCCGGCTGCGGCCGGTTCCGTGAGGTGGAAAGCCCCTTGGCCGCCGTGCAGGTGAGCGCCCTGCTGCAGCGCTGGCAGGCGTCTTTCCCGGGGCTGCACCAGGCGATCACCCTGACCGGGGGCGAACCGCTGCTGCAGGCGACCGCCCTGGCTCAGTGGCTGCCGCAACTGGGCTGCGAGTTGCCGGTGCACCTGGAAACCAACGGCACATTGCCTGAGCAGGCGCAGGCGCTGCGCCCCTGGATCGATTTCTTTTCGATCGATCTGAAGCTCTCTTCGGTGACGGGGGAACCGACGCCCTGGAAGGCGCATCGGCGTTTTCTGGAAGTCTGTCGGGGCAAGGCGGCCCAGGTCAAGATCGTGGTCGCTCCCGGGCTGGACGAGCGGGAGCTGCGGCAGGCGGCCGAACTCGCCGCAGCCTGTCTGCCTCAGACTCCGCTGATCCTGCAGCCGGTGACGGCGGAAGGCCGCCCGTTGGTGCCGGGCGGGCAGCTGCTGTCATGGCAGACGGCGCTGAGCCGGACGCATCCCGACTGCCGGGTGATACCTCAGGTTCATCCCCTGCTGGCCGTGTTCTGA
- a CDS encoding aspartate carbamoyltransferase catalytic subunit, with the protein MSFGHKHILGIEQLSREDIFYILDTAESFKEINTREIKKVPTLRGKTIINLFFEASTRTRTSFEIAGKRLSADTINISASSSSVVKGETLEDTARNIEAMHPDIIVMRHGASGAPHYLAERLDCSVVNAGDGAHEHPSQALLDLFTMREKKGRLEGLEVAIVGDITHSRVARSNLYALTRVGARVRLSGPGTMLPPGIDRLGATVCDSLEAAVEGADVVMMLRIQLERQSRGGPLLPSLREYSRFYGLTPEKLKLARPDALVMHPGPMNRGVEIASSVADGPQNVILDQVENGVAVRMALLYLVAGGEAPANE; encoded by the coding sequence ATGTCGTTCGGCCACAAGCACATTCTCGGTATCGAACAGCTGTCGCGGGAGGATATTTTCTACATCCTCGATACCGCCGAAAGCTTCAAGGAGATCAACACCCGGGAGATCAAGAAGGTGCCGACCCTGCGCGGCAAGACGATCATCAACCTCTTTTTCGAGGCCAGCACCCGCACCCGCACATCCTTCGAAATCGCCGGCAAGCGGCTGTCCGCCGACACCATCAACATTTCGGCGTCCAGTTCGTCGGTGGTCAAGGGCGAAACCCTCGAGGATACGGCGCGCAACATCGAGGCCATGCATCCCGACATCATCGTCATGCGCCACGGCGCCTCCGGCGCGCCGCACTACCTCGCCGAGCGGCTCGACTGTTCGGTGGTCAATGCCGGCGACGGCGCCCATGAACATCCGAGCCAGGCTCTGCTCGATCTTTTCACCATGCGCGAAAAGAAGGGGCGTCTCGAAGGGCTGGAAGTGGCGATCGTCGGCGATATCACGCACAGCCGGGTCGCCCGCTCCAACCTGTACGCCCTGACCAGGGTCGGTGCCCGGGTGCGGCTTTCCGGCCCCGGCACCATGCTGCCGCCCGGCATCGACCGGCTGGGGGCGACAGTCTGCGACAGCCTCGAGGCGGCGGTCGAAGGAGCCGATGTGGTGATGATGCTGCGCATCCAGCTCGAGCGCCAGTCCAGGGGCGGTCCGCTGCTGCCCAGTCTGCGCGAGTACAGCCGTTTTTACGGACTGACCCCCGAGAAACTGAAGCTGGCCAGGCCCGATGCCCTGGTGATGCATCCGGGGCCGATGAACCGGGGCGTCGAAATCGCCTCGAGCGTTGCCGACGGACCGCAGAATGTCATTCTCGACCAGGTCGAAAATGGCGTCGCCGTGCGCATGGCGCTGCTCTACCTGGTCGCTGGCGGCGAAGCCCCGGCCAACGAATGA
- the lepA gene encoding translation elongation factor 4, translating into MDQQFIRNFSIIAHIDHGKSTLADRLLEVTGTLSEREKTDQFLDKMDLERERGITIKAQAVRLNYQARDGQTYVLNLIDTPGHVDFSYEVSRSLAACEGATLVVDASQGVEAQTLANVYLAIDENLEVFPVLNKIDLPSAEPDRVCEEIEEIIGLDTSDIVLASAKEGTGIEDFLEAIVKRIPPPQGDPEAPLKALIFDSWYDSYQGAVALVRVFDGRIRKGDRIRLMSTGRSHEVLKLGVFAPHAMTVDELGAGEVGFVIAGIKNVQDARVGDTITHEARQADAPLPGFKQVKPMVFSGLYPIDNGDYDLLRDAMEKLRLNDSSFSFEPENSMALGFGFRCGFLGLLHMEIVQERLEREFGVDLITTAPTVVYRVTTTKGELIEVESANKLPDVQYIEKIEEPFILASIHVPNEFVGAVLALCEEKRGVQREIRYLTANRVMIIYELPLNEIVLDFFDRLKSITRGYASLDYEPLDYRESSLVRLNILVNGDVVDALSLIVHRDKAQFRGRELVARMKEFIPRQQFEVALQAAIGNKVIARETVKALRKDVTAKCYGGDITRKRKLLEKQKEGKKRMKQVGSVELPQEAFLAILKVKEQK; encoded by the coding sequence ATGGATCAGCAGTTCATCCGCAATTTTTCCATCATCGCCCATATCGACCACGGCAAGTCGACCCTGGCCGACCGTCTGCTCGAGGTGACCGGCACCCTCTCGGAGCGGGAGAAGACCGACCAGTTCCTCGACAAGATGGACCTGGAGCGGGAGCGCGGCATTACCATCAAGGCCCAGGCCGTCCGCCTCAACTACCAGGCGCGCGATGGGCAGACCTACGTGCTCAACCTCATCGACACTCCGGGGCATGTCGATTTCTCGTACGAAGTCAGCCGCTCGCTGGCGGCCTGCGAGGGGGCCACGCTGGTGGTCGATGCCTCCCAGGGCGTCGAAGCGCAGACCCTGGCCAACGTCTATCTGGCGATCGACGAGAACCTCGAGGTCTTCCCGGTGCTGAACAAGATCGACCTGCCCAGCGCCGAGCCGGATCGGGTTTGCGAGGAGATCGAGGAGATCATCGGTCTCGACACCAGCGACATCGTTCTGGCCAGCGCCAAGGAAGGGACCGGCATCGAGGATTTTCTCGAGGCGATCGTCAAGCGCATCCCGCCGCCGCAGGGCGATCCCGAGGCACCGCTCAAGGCGCTGATCTTCGATTCCTGGTACGATTCCTACCAGGGAGCCGTCGCCCTGGTGCGCGTTTTCGACGGCCGGATCCGCAAGGGTGACCGGATCCGGTTGATGTCGACCGGTCGCAGCCATGAGGTTCTGAAACTCGGTGTCTTCGCTCCCCATGCGATGACGGTCGACGAGCTCGGCGCTGGCGAGGTCGGCTTCGTCATCGCCGGCATCAAGAATGTCCAGGATGCGCGGGTCGGTGACACCATCACCCACGAGGCCCGGCAGGCCGACGCCCCCTTGCCCGGCTTCAAGCAGGTCAAGCCGATGGTCTTTTCCGGTCTCTACCCGATTGACAACGGCGATTACGACCTGCTGCGCGACGCCATGGAGAAACTGCGGCTCAACGACTCCTCCTTCAGCTTCGAGCCGGAAAACTCCATGGCCCTCGGTTTTGGTTTTCGCTGCGGCTTCCTCGGTCTGCTGCACATGGAGATCGTCCAGGAACGGCTCGAACGTGAATTCGGCGTCGACCTGATCACCACCGCTCCGACCGTCGTCTACCGGGTGACCACCACCAAGGGCGAGCTGATCGAGGTGGAGAGCGCCAACAAGCTGCCCGACGTTCAGTACATCGAAAAGATCGAGGAGCCCTTCATCCTCGCCTCGATTCACGTTCCCAACGAGTTCGTCGGCGCCGTGCTGGCCCTGTGCGAAGAGAAACGGGGCGTGCAGCGGGAGATCCGCTACCTGACCGCCAACCGGGTGATGATCATCTACGAGCTGCCCCTGAACGAAATAGTGCTCGATTTCTTCGACCGGCTCAAGTCGATCACCCGCGGCTATGCCTCCCTCGACTACGAACCGCTCGACTACCGGGAAAGCTCGCTGGTCCGTCTCAACATCCTGGTCAACGGCGACGTGGTCGACGCGCTCTCCCTCATCGTGCACCGGGACAAGGCCCAGTTTCGAGGCCGCGAGCTGGTCGCCCGGATGAAGGAGTTCATTCCCCGGCAGCAGTTCGAGGTCGCCCTGCAGGCCGCCATCGGCAACAAGGTCATCGCCCGCGAAACCGTCAAGGCCCTGCGCAAGGACGTCACCGCCAAGTGCTACGGCGGCGACATCACCCGCAAGCGCAAGCTGCTCGAAAAGCAGAAGGAGGGCAAAAAGCGCATGAAGCAGGTCGGCAGCGTCGAGCTGCCGCAGGAGGCCTTTCTGGCCATACTCAAGGTCAAGGAACAGAAATGA
- a CDS encoding aminopeptidase has product MRKTARCLLPLLCLLLSGCTDASYYLQSITGQCRILLARKEISQLLADSELEPALRRKLELVLRLRNFAADELHLPVEGCYRTYADLNRPYAVWNVVATPEFSLEPLRWCFPVVGCVPYRGYFSEQAALAFADRLAARGNDVLTCGVAAYSTLGWFDDPVLNTFVDRSDADLAGLIFHELSHRLLYVADDAGFSESFARFFEIEGVSRWLRKQGRSDELARYRRRLELTDAIHQLARQIRDRLDALYHSDLDAAAKRREKKRLFAAFAARAAAIAARHGAKLADWLQPERLNNARFVMLATYQDLVPAFRHLLTANGGDLEALYRQVRTIAGQPAAERRRVMTFWQRRQRSPELRAAAGH; this is encoded by the coding sequence ATGAGGAAAACAGCCCGCTGCCTTCTGCCGCTGCTCTGTCTGCTGCTGTCCGGCTGCACGGATGCCTCCTACTACCTGCAGAGCATCACCGGCCAGTGCCGCATCCTTCTGGCCCGCAAAGAGATCAGTCAGCTGCTGGCGGACTCCGAGCTCGAGCCCGCCCTGCGGCGGAAACTGGAGCTGGTTCTGCGGCTGCGTAACTTTGCGGCCGACGAACTGCATCTGCCCGTGGAAGGCTGTTATCGTACCTACGCCGACCTGAACCGTCCCTATGCCGTGTGGAACGTGGTGGCCACGCCCGAATTTTCGCTTGAACCGCTCCGCTGGTGTTTTCCGGTGGTCGGCTGCGTTCCCTATCGCGGGTACTTTTCCGAACAGGCGGCGCTGGCGTTCGCCGACCGGCTCGCGGCCCGGGGGAACGATGTTCTGACCTGCGGCGTGGCCGCCTATTCGACCCTCGGCTGGTTCGACGACCCGGTACTCAACACCTTCGTCGACAGATCGGACGCGGACCTGGCCGGCCTGATCTTTCACGAGCTGAGCCATCGGCTGCTCTATGTCGCCGACGATGCCGGCTTCAGTGAATCCTTTGCCCGCTTCTTCGAGATCGAGGGCGTCAGCCGCTGGCTGCGAAAACAGGGGCGAAGCGATGAACTGGCCCGCTACCGGCGGCGGCTCGAGCTGACGGACGCGATTCACCAGTTGGCTCGGCAAATCCGCGACCGGCTCGACGCTCTCTACCACAGCGACCTGGATGCCGCCGCCAAGCGGCGGGAGAAGAAGAGGCTTTTCGCCGCCTTCGCCGCCCGGGCGGCCGCTATCGCCGCCAGGCACGGAGCGAAACTTGCCGACTGGCTTCAGCCGGAGAGGCTGAACAATGCCCGTTTCGTCATGCTGGCGACCTACCAGGACCTGGTTCCCGCCTTCCGGCACCTGCTGACCGCCAACGGCGGCGATCTCGAGGCCCTCTACCGGCAGGTCCGCACCATCGCCGGGCAGCCTGCCGCCGAACGGCGTCGGGTCATGACCTTCTGGCAACGGCGTCAGCGGTCGCCGGAGTTGCGCGCCGCCGCCGGCCACTGA